The following coding sequences lie in one Xanthomonas hortorum pv. pelargonii genomic window:
- the ubiM gene encoding 5-demethoxyubiquinol-8 5-hydroxylase UbiM, which yields MQSVDIAVIGAGPVGLSFARSLAGSGLSMVLVDQQPRAQLADPAFDGREIALTHASRALLEQLGIWQQFPSNAISPLRDARVMDGHSQFALTFAASARSAGDLGWLVPNHLIRRAAWQAVQTQPAVDMRCGCTLLAVQQCGDCVVLQLSDGQTLSARLLVAADSRFSSTRRLLGIGAQLRDFGKSMLVCRMRHALPHRQAAWEWFGYGKTLALLPLQGNRAGAVLTLPPRQIEALLAMNEADFSAAVTEAFEHRLGPMQQDGSRHAYPLVAAYAQRFVAERAALIGDAAVGMHPVTAHGFNFGLQGQARLAERVRAATGAGRDIGAASLLRGYERAHRLATRPLYEATNALAALYTDERAPARLLRRGALRAAHAVAPFKQAIAAHLTQRSV from the coding sequence ATGCAATCGGTAGATATCGCGGTGATTGGCGCGGGGCCGGTGGGCCTGAGCTTTGCGCGGTCGTTGGCAGGCAGTGGTCTGTCGATGGTGTTGGTCGACCAGCAACCGCGCGCGCAGCTCGCCGATCCTGCATTCGACGGGCGCGAGATCGCATTGACCCACGCCTCGCGTGCGCTGCTGGAACAACTGGGGATCTGGCAGCAGTTTCCCAGTAATGCGATCTCCCCGCTGCGCGATGCACGCGTCATGGATGGGCATTCGCAGTTCGCATTGACCTTTGCGGCCTCCGCACGCAGCGCTGGCGATCTGGGTTGGCTGGTGCCGAATCATCTGATCCGTCGCGCCGCCTGGCAGGCCGTGCAGACACAACCTGCAGTGGACATGCGTTGCGGCTGCACGTTGCTGGCCGTGCAGCAGTGTGGCGACTGCGTGGTGCTGCAGTTATCCGATGGGCAAACGCTGTCGGCGCGCCTGTTGGTAGCGGCCGACAGTCGATTTTCCAGCACCCGGCGCCTGCTTGGTATCGGCGCGCAGCTGCGCGATTTCGGCAAGAGCATGCTGGTGTGCCGCATGCGTCATGCGCTGCCGCATCGGCAGGCGGCATGGGAGTGGTTCGGCTATGGCAAGACGCTGGCGTTGTTGCCGCTGCAGGGCAATCGCGCCGGCGCAGTGCTGACGCTGCCGCCGCGGCAGATAGAGGCCTTGCTGGCGATGAACGAGGCGGACTTCAGCGCAGCGGTGACCGAGGCATTCGAACATCGGCTCGGCCCGATGCAGCAGGACGGCAGCCGGCATGCGTATCCGTTGGTGGCGGCCTATGCACAGCGTTTCGTAGCCGAGCGTGCTGCGTTGATCGGCGATGCGGCAGTGGGCATGCACCCGGTCACTGCGCATGGGTTCAACTTCGGCTTGCAGGGCCAGGCACGCCTGGCCGAGCGCGTGCGTGCCGCCACAGGTGCCGGGCGCGATATCGGCGCTGCGTCGCTGTTGCGCGGCTACGAACGTGCGCATCGGCTGGCAACGCGGCCGCTGTACGAAGCGACCAATGCACTGGCCGCGCTGTATACCGACGAACGTGCGCCGGCCCGCTTGTTGCGACGTGGTGCGCTGCGTGCGGCGCATGCGGTAGCACCGTTCAAACAGGCAATTGCGGCGCATTTGACGCAGCGGAGCGTTTGA
- a CDS encoding MAPEG family protein, whose protein sequence is MELTIELKMLGWAMVLGLVQLLAASASMTAQRGTKWNASARDGETKPLTGVAARLDRAFRNYQETFPIFAAAVLAVSVAGRTNAETALAVQLYLWARVAYVPVYAAGIPYLRSAIWVVSFWGIVKLVRALLGW, encoded by the coding sequence GTGGAACTGACGATCGAACTAAAGATGCTGGGCTGGGCGATGGTGCTCGGCCTGGTGCAATTGCTGGCCGCCTCGGCCAGCATGACTGCCCAGCGCGGCACCAAGTGGAACGCCAGCGCGCGCGATGGCGAGACCAAACCGTTGACCGGCGTTGCGGCGCGGCTGGATCGCGCCTTCCGCAACTATCAGGAAACCTTTCCGATCTTCGCTGCTGCAGTGCTTGCGGTGAGCGTTGCCGGACGCACCAACGCGGAGACTGCGCTCGCTGTGCAGCTGTATCTGTGGGCGCGCGTGGCCTATGTGCCGGTTTATGCAGCAGGCATCCCTTATCTGCGTAGTGCGATCTGGGTGGTGTCGTTCTGGGGCATCGTCAAGCTGGTGCGGGCGCTGCTGGGCTGGTGA
- a CDS encoding DUF4019 domain-containing protein, with the protein MFRPRLLAVLVLAPSLAFAQQPQTGARPAAAPVAGGTTAAGTTAGTPAVTTAQQVQLVKQNTEMTQAALRVAQMVDTNQVAPLWDGASTVAKTAVKRDVFVSQIGAERARLGAVVGRGQGSVTRVKYGPGAQVPEGLYINVSFPTRFAKAQQPVRELVSFRLDEDKTWRLAGYSLRASIK; encoded by the coding sequence ATGTTCCGTCCCCGTTTGCTTGCCGTGCTGGTGTTGGCTCCGTCGCTTGCCTTCGCACAACAACCTCAGACCGGCGCGCGTCCGGCCGCCGCACCGGTTGCTGGCGGAACAACCGCCGCCGGAACAACCGCAGGCACGCCCGCAGTCACTACCGCGCAGCAGGTGCAACTGGTCAAGCAGAACACCGAGATGACCCAGGCCGCATTGCGTGTGGCGCAGATGGTCGATACCAACCAGGTCGCACCGCTATGGGATGGCGCCTCCACGGTGGCCAAGACGGCGGTCAAACGCGATGTCTTCGTCAGCCAGATCGGTGCCGAGCGCGCGCGCCTGGGCGCAGTGGTCGGCCGCGGGCAGGGCTCGGTGACACGGGTCAAGTACGGCCCCGGCGCGCAGGTGCCGGAAGGGCTGTACATCAACGTCAGCTTCCCGACCCGGTTTGCCAAGGCGCAGCAGCCGGTGCGCGAGCTGGTGTCGTTCCGGCTGGATGAGGACAAGACCTGGCGGCTTGCCGGCTACAGCCTGCGCGCGTCGATCAAGTGA
- a CDS encoding methylated-DNA--[protein]-cysteine S-methyltransferase — MASRRRSQGHPFASTLYYDTFSSPIGALSVAADHAGVHHILFAQNRYDALGRARWLHDPDAPLVREAREQLLDYLYGGRRSFDLPLAPAGTPFQLQVWHTLAQIPFGQTWSYAQLAHAVGRPAASRAVGAANGRNPLPIVLPCHRVIGANGALTGFGGGLPTKQALLQLEGWSPRQSTPADDLFAELSATKVR; from the coding sequence GTGGCATCTCGCCGTCGATCGCAAGGACACCCGTTCGCGAGCACGTTGTATTACGACACCTTCTCCTCGCCGATCGGCGCACTCAGCGTGGCCGCCGATCACGCCGGCGTGCACCACATCCTGTTCGCGCAGAATCGCTACGACGCGCTCGGCCGCGCGCGTTGGTTGCACGATCCCGATGCACCATTGGTGCGCGAGGCACGCGAGCAATTGCTCGACTATCTGTACGGCGGGCGGCGCAGTTTCGATCTGCCGTTGGCACCAGCCGGTACGCCATTTCAGCTGCAGGTCTGGCACACGCTGGCGCAGATTCCGTTCGGGCAGACCTGGAGCTATGCGCAACTCGCGCACGCGGTGGGACGGCCGGCCGCCAGCCGCGCAGTCGGCGCCGCCAATGGCCGCAATCCGCTGCCGATCGTGCTGCCCTGCCATCGCGTGATCGGCGCCAACGGTGCATTGACCGGCTTCGGCGGCGGCCTGCCGACCAAGCAGGCATTGTTGCAGCTGGAAGGGTGGTCGCCGCGCCAGAGCACACCTGCCGACGATCTGTTCGCCGAACTCTCCGCAACCAAGGTGCGCTGA
- a CDS encoding ectonucleotide pyrophosphatase/phosphodiesterase gives MIDRRFVFAATAFALLTACTNTVPPRSAPAAVSSASASAEAPSSDTPHSLLLISIDGLRADMLDRGITPNLSQLAHDGVRARWMTPSYPSLTFPNHYTLVTGLRPDHHGIVHNSMRDPVLGSFWLSKPEAVGDARWWGGEPIWVGAENNGLHAATWSWPGSEAAIAGVRPTRWRHYEEGTGLDARVDEVLGWLDASGAATNRLVTLYFEHVDEAGHDHGPESREYADSVRAVDGAIGRLLAGMQRDGTRSRTNIIVVSDHGMAEVPPGHALSVEDLAPPTIATAITEGQVISFDPVPGQQARAEATLLGAHAQYDCWRKAALPARWQYGTHPRIPPIVCQMHEGWDALFPDKLAKRVPGQLRGSHGFDPALPSMRAVFLAQGPDLAQGKTLPGFDNVDVYSLMTRLLGIPAAPNDGNPATLLPALRVPPADAR, from the coding sequence ATGATCGATCGACGTTTTGTGTTTGCCGCCACCGCGTTTGCGCTGCTCACTGCCTGTACCAACACCGTGCCGCCGCGCAGCGCGCCAGCGGCCGTTTCCAGCGCGTCGGCATCGGCAGAAGCGCCATCCAGCGACACGCCGCATTCCTTGCTGCTGATTTCCATCGACGGCCTGCGTGCCGACATGCTCGATCGCGGCATCACGCCCAACCTGTCGCAGCTCGCGCACGACGGCGTGCGTGCGCGCTGGATGACCCCTTCGTATCCGTCGCTGACCTTTCCCAATCACTACACGCTGGTCACCGGCCTGCGCCCGGACCACCACGGCATCGTGCACAACAGCATGCGCGACCCGGTGCTCGGCAGCTTCTGGCTGAGCAAGCCCGAGGCCGTGGGCGATGCGCGCTGGTGGGGCGGTGAACCGATCTGGGTGGGTGCCGAAAACAACGGCCTGCATGCAGCGACCTGGTCGTGGCCCGGCAGCGAGGCGGCGATTGCAGGTGTGCGCCCCACGCGCTGGCGCCACTACGAAGAAGGCACCGGTCTGGACGCGCGCGTGGACGAGGTGCTGGGCTGGCTGGACGCATCAGGCGCCGCAACCAACCGCCTGGTCACGCTGTATTTCGAACACGTGGACGAAGCCGGCCACGATCATGGCCCGGAGTCGCGCGAGTACGCCGACAGCGTGCGCGCGGTGGATGGCGCAATCGGCCGCCTGTTGGCCGGCATGCAACGCGACGGCACGCGCAGCCGCACCAACATCATCGTGGTCTCCGACCACGGCATGGCCGAGGTGCCGCCCGGGCATGCGCTCAGCGTGGAAGACCTGGCGCCGCCCACCATCGCCACAGCAATCACCGAGGGCCAGGTGATCAGCTTCGATCCCGTGCCCGGGCAGCAGGCGCGCGCCGAAGCCACCCTGCTCGGTGCGCATGCGCAGTACGACTGCTGGCGCAAGGCCGCGCTGCCCGCACGCTGGCAGTACGGCACGCACCCGCGCATTCCGCCGATCGTGTGCCAGATGCACGAAGGCTGGGACGCACTGTTTCCGGACAAACTGGCCAAGCGCGTGCCCGGTCAGCTGCGCGGCTCGCACGGCTTCGATCCGGCGCTGCCTTCGATGCGCGCGGTGTTCCTGGCGCAAGGCCCGGATCTGGCGCAGGGCAAGACTTTGCCGGGTTTCGACAATGTCGATGTGTATTCCCTGATGACGCGGCTGTTGGGAATTCCCGCCGCGCCCAACGATGGCAATCCCGCCACCTTGTTGCCGGCCTTGCGCGTGCCGCCGGCCGACGCACGCTGA
- a CDS encoding chloride channel protein, translating into MSASDPSPRRLRLRPLLSSEGWRRRAALWGGAIAVALVAIVFAKASDAAFQLFQRITAHSIWWALLLTPGIFALLAWLTSGAMRPTRGSGIPQVIAALEHNDPAFRETNLSLRVSIGKLALTTLSLFGGASVGREGPTVHVGASLMHAFGRWFGFHDPRELSHFLLAGGAAGIAAAFNTPLAGVVFAIEELSGRFEHRFSGTLLTAVIVGGVVSLGLLGNYTYFGKVAVALPLGQAWLAIALCGGVAGLLGGVFARMVLASVSGKPRWMATLRQRHPVLLAALCGVALVGLALVFGQGAFGTGYEQARSLVQGHAVVGHEFGLMKLVANLVSYLAGIPGGLFSPALAVGAGIGHNLSVLMPGVDPRTFVLLGMCAYLTGVTQAPLTSAVISLELTDTSQMLLPILATVLIARAVSGLVCKTPIYRGLAEQLLAPAAASQPPAAETTR; encoded by the coding sequence ATGTCTGCTTCTGATCCCTCGCCGCGCCGGCTTCGGCTGCGGCCGTTGTTATCCAGCGAAGGCTGGCGTCGCCGCGCTGCACTGTGGGGCGGCGCGATTGCGGTGGCGCTGGTGGCGATCGTGTTCGCCAAGGCCAGCGACGCGGCCTTCCAGTTGTTTCAGCGCATCACCGCGCACTCGATCTGGTGGGCGCTGCTGCTGACGCCGGGCATCTTCGCCTTGCTGGCCTGGCTCACCTCCGGCGCGATGCGACCCACGCGCGGTAGCGGCATCCCGCAGGTCATCGCCGCGCTGGAACATAACGATCCGGCGTTTCGGGAAACCAATCTGTCGTTGCGCGTGTCGATCGGCAAGCTCGCCTTGACCACCTTGTCGTTGTTCGGTGGCGCCTCGGTGGGCCGCGAAGGTCCCACCGTGCATGTCGGCGCCAGCCTGATGCATGCGTTCGGGCGTTGGTTCGGGTTTCACGATCCGCGCGAGCTCTCGCACTTTCTGCTTGCCGGTGGTGCGGCCGGTATCGCGGCGGCGTTCAACACGCCACTGGCCGGCGTGGTGTTTGCGATCGAAGAACTGAGCGGGCGTTTCGAGCACCGCTTCTCCGGCACCCTGCTCACGGCGGTGATCGTCGGTGGCGTGGTGTCGCTGGGCCTGTTGGGCAACTACACCTATTTCGGCAAGGTGGCGGTGGCGTTGCCGCTGGGCCAGGCGTGGTTGGCGATCGCGCTGTGCGGCGGCGTGGCCGGTCTGCTCGGCGGGGTGTTCGCACGCATGGTGCTGGCCAGCGTCAGCGGCAAGCCGCGCTGGATGGCAACGCTGCGCCAGCGCCATCCGGTGCTGCTGGCCGCGCTGTGCGGCGTGGCCCTGGTCGGCCTGGCGCTGGTGTTCGGGCAAGGCGCGTTCGGCACCGGCTACGAGCAGGCGCGCAGTCTGGTGCAGGGGCATGCGGTGGTCGGCCACGAATTCGGGCTGATGAAGCTGGTGGCCAATCTGGTCTCGTACTTGGCAGGCATCCCGGGCGGCTTGTTCTCGCCGGCGCTGGCAGTGGGCGCCGGCATCGGCCACAACCTGTCGGTGCTGATGCCGGGCGTGGACCCGCGCACCTTCGTGCTGCTGGGCATGTGCGCCTATTTGACCGGCGTGACCCAGGCACCGCTGACCTCGGCGGTGATCTCGCTGGAACTCACCGACACCAGCCAGATGCTGCTGCCGATCCTGGCTACCGTGCTGATTGCGCGTGCGGTGTCTGGGCTGGTCTGCAAGACGCCGATCTATCGCGGACTGGCCGAACAGTTGCTGGCGCCGGCGGCGGCCAGCCAACCGCCGGCTGCGGAAACGACGCGCTAG
- a CDS encoding 30S ribosomal protein THX has product MGKGDRKTAKGKRYNSSYGNSRSHAVSKVVVGAASPVAKKGVVKAPAKKAVAKKTVAKAG; this is encoded by the coding sequence ATGGGTAAGGGTGACCGCAAGACCGCCAAGGGCAAGCGCTACAATTCCAGCTACGGCAATTCGCGTTCGCACGCGGTGAGCAAGGTTGTCGTGGGTGCAGCTTCCCCGGTTGCCAAGAAGGGCGTGGTCAAGGCCCCGGCCAAGAAGGCTGTAGCCAAGAAGACCGTCGCCAAGGCCGGCTGA
- a CDS encoding MerC domain-containing protein produces the protein MPLPSLRHVLDRFGATGSLLCAVHCAVLPLVLALAPSLGLSFWLGDGVELAIVVFVSLLGLFSLVLGYRRHKALHALALLLPGLLLLWAGLLYDPLHHAAIPHAVVMTLGGALVGIAHLVNLRLNHGHAHVHDASCAH, from the coding sequence ATGCCTCTACCGTCCCTTCGCCATGTGCTCGACCGCTTCGGTGCGACCGGTTCGCTGCTGTGTGCCGTGCATTGCGCCGTGCTGCCCTTGGTGCTGGCACTGGCGCCGTCGTTAGGCCTGTCGTTCTGGCTGGGCGATGGTGTCGAGCTGGCGATCGTGGTGTTCGTGAGCCTGCTGGGCCTTTTCAGCCTGGTATTGGGCTATCGCCGGCATAAGGCGCTGCATGCGCTGGCGCTGTTGCTGCCGGGTTTGCTGCTGCTGTGGGCCGGCCTGCTGTACGACCCGCTGCACCACGCGGCGATCCCGCATGCGGTGGTGATGACGCTGGGCGGCGCGCTGGTCGGTATCGCCCATCTGGTCAATCTGCGCCTGAACCACGGGCATGCCCACGTTCACGACGCCAGCTGCGCACACTAG